In a genomic window of Flavobacterium sp. KACC 22761:
- the zwf gene encoding glucose-6-phosphate dehydrogenase gives MTKNKLKNPTIIVIFGGTGDLAKRKLFPAFQNLYLDGRMSEKFQIIALGRAEKTNEDFRAYVAENLALFSRKKGIDDPETEKFLSHITYHSLDIDKEESYIGLNEKIEGFDTAFGERANRLFYLSITPSFISTISSSIKKIGLAANPKQDRIIIEKPFGYDKTSAIALNEMLSQTFKEEQIYRIDHYLGKETVQNILAFRFGNSMFEPLWSRNFIDFVQITVAEEVGVEERGGFYEGVGALKDMIQNHLLQILCMTAMEAPASLNADDIRNRKADVLKSIRRIKPEEVDHYIVRGQYDAGEIKGVPVPGYRQDKGIAPDSNTETYVAMKIYLDNWRWQGIPFYLRSGKRMEEKQSSIIIQFKPVPHSSFSYGKEGMTPNRLIINIQPAMDIKLQFMTKKPGLSMALRPAEMVFDYFACSTMSPEAYETLLADALAGDPTLFMRWDQVEEAWDAIDTIQQVWKTTAPKNFPNYKAGSWGPEEADELLARQGHKWIPNTQTKEEVLNDTDLQ, from the coding sequence ATGACTAAAAATAAACTAAAGAATCCAACAATCATTGTCATTTTTGGAGGAACCGGAGATTTGGCAAAGAGAAAGCTCTTTCCCGCATTTCAAAATCTGTACCTTGACGGACGCATGTCTGAAAAGTTTCAGATTATTGCTCTTGGAAGAGCAGAAAAAACCAATGAAGATTTTCGCGCTTATGTAGCAGAAAATCTGGCTCTTTTTTCAAGAAAAAAAGGAATTGATGATCCAGAAACCGAAAAATTTCTTTCGCACATCACCTACCACAGTCTTGATATTGACAAAGAAGAATCTTATATTGGATTAAATGAAAAAATCGAAGGTTTTGATACCGCTTTTGGCGAACGCGCCAATCGTCTTTTCTATCTTTCAATTACACCTTCTTTCATTTCAACGATTTCAAGCAGTATCAAAAAAATCGGACTTGCAGCAAATCCGAAACAAGATCGTATTATTATCGAAAAACCTTTTGGTTACGATAAAACTTCTGCAATTGCACTAAATGAAATGCTTTCGCAGACTTTCAAAGAAGAGCAGATTTACAGAATCGATCACTATTTAGGAAAAGAAACCGTTCAGAATATCTTGGCTTTCCGTTTCGGAAATTCGATGTTTGAACCTTTATGGAGCCGTAACTTTATTGATTTTGTCCAAATTACCGTTGCAGAAGAAGTCGGCGTTGAAGAACGAGGCGGATTCTACGAAGGAGTTGGAGCATTAAAAGATATGATTCAGAATCACTTGCTTCAAATTTTATGTATGACGGCTATGGAAGCGCCTGCGTCATTGAATGCAGATGACATTCGTAACCGAAAAGCCGATGTTTTGAAATCAATTCGTCGCATCAAACCAGAAGAAGTGGATCATTATATTGTAAGAGGTCAATATGATGCTGGAGAAATAAAAGGAGTTCCAGTTCCGGGTTATCGCCAAGACAAAGGCATTGCACCAGATTCTAATACTGAGACTTATGTGGCAATGAAAATTTATTTGGACAACTGGAGATGGCAAGGAATTCCGTTTTATTTGCGTTCAGGAAAAAGAATGGAAGAAAAACAATCTTCAATCATTATTCAGTTTAAACCAGTGCCACATTCTTCATTTTCTTATGGAAAAGAAGGAATGACTCCAAACCGATTGATTATCAACATTCAGCCTGCAATGGATATTAAACTGCAGTTTATGACCAAAAAACCAGGTTTATCAATGGCTCTGCGTCCAGCTGAAATGGTTTTTGATTATTTTGCTTGCTCTACAATGTCTCCAGAAGCTTATGAAACCTTATTGGCAGATGCTTTAGCGGGCGACCCTACCCTTTTCATGCGCTGGGATCAGGTGGAAGAAGCTTGGGATGCAATTGATACAATTCAGCAAGTTTGGAAAACAACCGCTCCTAAAAATTTCCCAAATTACAAAGCAGGAAGCTGGGGACCAGAAGAAGCTGATGAGTTATTAGCGCGTCAAGGCCACAAATGGATCCCGAATACACAAACAAAAGAAGAAGTTTTAAATGATACAGATTTACAATAA
- a CDS encoding 2TM domain-containing protein, which produces MKTKFNIETKTSKNSKLGFKIHLLAFLLATPIVFIIWYLTDTTYPWPLWSTASWAIGIIFHYLGVFVFKNNNLKYYRHGNI; this is translated from the coding sequence ATGAAAACTAAATTCAACATCGAAACAAAAACTAGCAAAAATTCAAAACTAGGATTCAAAATCCATCTTCTTGCATTTTTATTGGCAACTCCCATTGTATTTATCATCTGGTATCTAACTGATACAACTTATCCTTGGCCACTTTGGTCTACAGCTTCATGGGCTATCGGAATTATTTTCCACTATTTGGGTGTATTTGTATTTAAAAACAACAACCTTAAATACTATCGTCATGGAAACATTTAA
- a CDS encoding cupin domain-containing protein — METFKRIVTGHDIDGKAVIISEEIPSRTYMVGGPNGAKFHEIWNTKQTPALIDSISVDPEETSLILGPPKQGTRIRVIDFPPESDEIRNLTAAQAVEHFKTMKGEHASKADENAPHPLMHKTETIDYGIVLEGELTLIVDRGETTAKAGDIIIQRGTNHAWSNKSGKTCRVVFILIDGQFEENLR; from the coding sequence ATGGAAACATTTAAACGTATTGTAACCGGTCATGATATTGACGGAAAAGCAGTAATTATTTCTGAAGAAATCCCTTCACGAACTTATATGGTAGGTGGTCCAAATGGAGCTAAATTCCACGAAATTTGGAATACCAAACAAACTCCAGCTTTAATCGATAGCATTTCTGTCGATCCTGAAGAAACCTCACTCATTTTAGGTCCGCCAAAACAAGGAACAAGAATTCGAGTTATTGATTTTCCGCCAGAAAGTGATGAAATCCGAAATCTTACTGCCGCACAAGCTGTTGAACATTTCAAAACCATGAAAGGCGAACATGCTTCAAAAGCTGATGAAAATGCTCCTCATCCGTTAATGCACAAAACCGAAACTATTGATTACGGAATTGTTTTAGAAGGCGAATTAACCCTAATTGTAGATCGTGGCGAAACTACTGCAAAAGCGGGCGATATTATCATACAAAGGGGAACAAATCATGCATGGAGCAATAAATCAGGAAAAACATGCCGAGTGGTTTTTATTCTGATTGATGGACAATTTGAAGAAAATCTTCGCTAA
- a CDS encoding antibiotic biosynthesis monooxygenase family protein — protein sequence MKTTAFKSINKKIIASLNVLVLMTTATKAQNSTIVKTKILNETISKMTQYEVKEGEVTQFRKTLSDYVVSAIASKENIMAEAFFEEKNPNVLWLIERWNNKNELEKFGKKTEAKSLATLAEKSLLKPSKTYFVKDLEPLTKEQWRKTAKKEDNQLVIMLFVDAKKGTQQNFKDTYHIAMPQFRSEPGVVTYQLSEIEGDDTQFVTYEKFRSNDAFQYHLNFPPIKPVIEYLETSIKTQPFQNGLHNLIEFAPLTRE from the coding sequence ATGAAAACAACTGCTTTTAAATCCATCAACAAAAAAATTATCGCTTCGCTAAATGTGCTAGTGCTTATGACCACGGCAACAAAAGCTCAAAATTCAACAATCGTAAAAACAAAGATTTTGAATGAAACAATTTCAAAAATGACTCAATATGAAGTAAAAGAAGGAGAAGTAACTCAGTTTCGCAAAACACTTTCAGATTATGTTGTTAGCGCAATCGCTTCAAAAGAAAATATTATGGCTGAAGCTTTCTTTGAAGAAAAAAATCCAAATGTCTTATGGCTGATTGAAAGATGGAACAACAAAAATGAATTAGAAAAATTCGGCAAAAAAACAGAAGCAAAATCATTGGCAACATTGGCTGAAAAATCGCTTCTAAAACCTTCTAAAACCTATTTCGTAAAAGATCTTGAACCGCTTACAAAGGAGCAATGGCGCAAAACAGCAAAAAAGGAAGACAACCAACTAGTCATAATGTTATTTGTTGATGCTAAAAAAGGAACACAGCAAAATTTTAAAGATACGTACCATATCGCAATGCCTCAATTTAGAAGCGAGCCGGGCGTTGTAACGTATCAGCTTTCTGAAATTGAAGGAGATGATACACAATTTGTTACTTACGAAAAATTCAGAAGCAATGATGCTTTCCAATATCATCTCAACTTTCCTCCCATCAAACCCGTAATCGAATATTTGGAAACTAGCATAAAAACCCAACCTTTTCAAAATGGCTTGCATAATCTAATTGAATTTGCACCGCTTACAAGAGAATAA
- a CDS encoding NAD(P)H-binding protein: protein MKAIIIGATGSTGKELVEALLKNNDYSSISIFVRRSIGKTHPKLSEHIVDFSKIDQFKDLITGDVLFSCLGTTLKVAGSKENQWKIDFDIPAAFARIGKENNIKSFVLVSSYGASAKSSVFYSKMKGKLEDFIAELHFEQYLVFRPGPLIRENTDRLGEKISVKVIKFFNGIGLFKNLKPISTAFLAEKLAIGPKKLPEGTTILELDAILNLN from the coding sequence ATGAAAGCAATAATAATTGGAGCTACGGGTTCAACTGGAAAAGAATTGGTAGAAGCGCTTTTGAAGAACAATGATTACAGTTCTATTTCAATTTTCGTTAGACGTTCAATTGGGAAAACGCATCCAAAATTATCAGAACATATTGTCGATTTTTCTAAAATAGATCAATTTAAGGATTTAATTACGGGTGATGTTCTTTTTTCTTGCCTAGGAACGACGCTGAAAGTTGCAGGTTCAAAGGAAAATCAATGGAAAATAGATTTTGATATTCCTGCCGCATTTGCGAGAATTGGGAAAGAAAATAATATTAAATCGTTTGTATTGGTTTCTTCTTATGGCGCTTCCGCGAAAAGCAGTGTTTTTTATTCCAAAATGAAAGGAAAACTGGAAGATTTTATAGCCGAACTTCATTTTGAACAATACTTGGTTTTTAGACCAGGACCACTAATTAGGGAAAACACAGATCGTTTGGGCGAAAAAATTTCAGTCAAAGTAATTAAATTCTTTAATGGAATTGGACTTTTTAAAAACCTAAAACCAATTTCTACAGCATTTTTAGCCGAAAAATTAGCAATAGGACCAAAAAAACTTCCTGAAGGAACAACTATTCTTGAGCTTGATGCAATTTTGAATCTGAATTAA
- a CDS encoding type 1 glutamine amidotransferase domain-containing protein, with the protein MKNLKQVIAAGLVGTALSAEAQINHELNVMNQLATPSHVSVMPVSQLLNAPGNEALRAFFFTPVKDKTILKGKKIAVLAADGFEEIELTGPVWYFRELGAQVDIIAPKFNPAPARYGLSTPEMAKTHIMAIQYLQPVGWIKFDKTADQIKVSDYDAVFIPGGAWNPDNLRYDKDVIKFIQDFNKSGKLIAAICHAPVVLASADILKGRKLTGYWNIQSDLKNAGGIVSDQPVVVDSNIITSRHPIDVADFSKAVESWLAKK; encoded by the coding sequence ATGAAAAATTTAAAACAAGTTATCGCAGCAGGTTTAGTAGGCACAGCATTAAGTGCAGAAGCTCAAATTAATCACGAATTGAACGTGATGAATCAATTAGCGACTCCTTCGCATGTGTCTGTGATGCCAGTTTCACAATTATTAAATGCGCCAGGAAATGAGGCTTTAAGAGCATTCTTTTTTACTCCCGTAAAAGACAAAACGATTTTGAAAGGCAAAAAAATCGCTGTATTGGCTGCTGATGGTTTTGAAGAAATTGAACTTACTGGACCTGTTTGGTATTTCAGAGAACTTGGCGCTCAAGTTGACATCATCGCTCCAAAATTCAATCCAGCTCCAGCAAGATATGGATTGAGCACTCCTGAAATGGCAAAAACACATATTATGGCAATTCAATATTTGCAACCTGTTGGCTGGATTAAATTTGACAAAACCGCCGACCAAATTAAAGTAAGCGATTATGATGCGGTGTTTATTCCGGGTGGAGCTTGGAATCCAGACAACCTTCGTTATGACAAAGATGTGATCAAATTTATTCAGGATTTCAATAAATCTGGAAAATTGATTGCGGCTATATGTCACGCGCCTGTGGTTTTGGCTTCAGCTGATATTCTAAAAGGAAGAAAACTTACTGGATATTGGAACATTCAAAGTGATTTGAAAAACGCTGGCGGAATCGTTTCTGATCAACCTGTTGTAGTAGATTCAAACATTATTACCAGCAGACATCCAATCGATGTAGCTGATTTTTCTAAGGCTGTAGAAAGCTGGTTGGCTAAAAAATAA
- a CDS encoding Crp/Fnr family transcriptional regulator — MDALKNVITSFVPMSDEEYDLMLPIINRIEVKKDTDLLQQGEICRHIYFIESGFFRMFYVDYRGNEINSRFAKPNDFLVDFASFITQRMAHYSCRAMEDSKVIALEYAAVEKLYNSCPNWSKFGRLIAEYAYLIIIERQEMLHFQTPEERYKTILKKEPYLFQMISQNQLSSYIGIKPESLSRLRKRMIGK, encoded by the coding sequence ATGGATGCACTTAAGAACGTAATTACATCATTTGTCCCAATGTCTGATGAAGAATATGATTTGATGCTTCCGATAATTAATAGAATCGAAGTAAAAAAGGATACCGATCTTTTACAGCAAGGAGAAATTTGTCGTCATATTTATTTTATTGAAAGCGGTTTTTTCAGAATGTTTTATGTCGATTATCGAGGAAACGAAATCAATAGCAGATTTGCAAAGCCAAATGATTTTCTAGTTGATTTTGCTAGTTTTATTACCCAAAGAATGGCGCATTACAGTTGCAGAGCAATGGAAGATTCAAAAGTAATTGCATTAGAATATGCAGCAGTAGAAAAGCTGTACAACAGTTGTCCTAATTGGTCAAAATTTGGAAGGTTGATTGCAGAGTATGCCTATCTGATTATTATCGAAAGACAAGAAATGCTTCATTTTCAAACTCCTGAAGAACGATATAAAACAATCCTAAAAAAGGAACCTTATCTTTTTCAAATGATTTCGCAAAATCAGCTTTCTTCTTACATTGGCATTAAGCCAGAATCTTTAAGCAGGCTTCGGAAAAGAATGATTGGCAAGTAA
- a CDS encoding NAD(P)-binding domain-containing protein — MKIGFIGVCRTTMDLAARAAKSGHQVLISHTRSNSHMRDLVQMMDGKVKLVSRREAAKAKMLVLFIPREDIQLFLSDLPDMTEKILVHANNPIYSLECLEPSLNMKSSGEIIASLLPEAHVVKIHNIVDSDIPVPTHKKLENNELFYTGSNKLAKNKVKHFLKTLNFSGIDFEEMYLETKFAYSQN, encoded by the coding sequence ATGAAAATTGGATTTATAGGAGTTTGCAGAACAACAATGGATTTGGCCGCACGTGCTGCTAAATCGGGACACCAAGTATTAATAAGCCATACACGCAGCAACAGCCACATGCGAGATCTTGTTCAGATGATGGACGGGAAGGTAAAATTAGTCAGCCGACGCGAAGCTGCAAAAGCCAAAATGCTCGTATTGTTCATCCCACGGGAAGATATTCAGCTTTTTTTATCTGATTTGCCAGATATGACGGAGAAAATATTGGTACATGCAAACAATCCAATTTACAGTTTAGAATGTTTAGAGCCAAGTTTGAATATGAAATCCTCTGGCGAAATAATAGCTTCTTTATTACCAGAAGCCCATGTAGTTAAAATTCACAATATTGTTGATTCTGATATTCCAGTGCCAACGCATAAAAAGCTGGAAAATAATGAATTGTTTTATACAGGATCAAACAAATTAGCAAAAAATAAAGTTAAACACTTTTTAAAAACTTTAAATTTTTCTGGAATTGATTTCGAAGAAATGTATCTGGAAACAAAGTTCGCGTATTCGCAAAACTAA
- the pgl gene encoding 6-phosphogluconolactonase, producing the protein MIQIYNNTEEINIAAADLFVASAQKAIAAKGKFTAVLTGGSSPAGIYKLLASDAYKNKIDWSKVYIFWGDERWVPLNDDLSNAKMSYATLLSHVPIPQENIFEMYKDGITPEEYAATYEQSVRAVLGEEGKFDLILLGMGDDGHTASLFPGEAVLEEQTKWVDAYYLAPQKMYRITLTAPLINKAEKIVVVAFGEKKTHALKEVTTGEYNPTLYPMQLIKPISGELLFLVDKAAAGTN; encoded by the coding sequence ATGATACAGATTTACAATAACACAGAAGAAATCAATATTGCAGCTGCAGATCTTTTTGTAGCTTCTGCTCAAAAAGCAATTGCGGCAAAAGGAAAATTTACTGCTGTTCTTACTGGAGGCTCTTCTCCTGCAGGAATCTATAAATTATTAGCTTCTGATGCTTATAAAAATAAAATCGACTGGAGCAAAGTTTATATTTTTTGGGGCGATGAAAGATGGGTTCCATTAAACGATGATTTGAGCAATGCTAAAATGTCGTATGCAACTTTATTAAGCCACGTTCCAATTCCGCAAGAGAACATTTTTGAAATGTACAAAGATGGCATAACTCCTGAAGAATACGCTGCAACTTACGAGCAATCTGTAAGAGCAGTTTTAGGCGAAGAAGGAAAATTTGACCTGATTTTATTGGGCATGGGAGATGACGGACATACTGCGTCTCTTTTCCCGGGCGAAGCTGTTTTAGAAGAGCAAACTAAATGGGTTGATGCTTATTATTTAGCACCGCAGAAAATGTATCGAATCACGCTTACAGCTCCTTTAATCAACAAAGCAGAAAAAATTGTGGTTGTGGCTTTTGGCGAGAAAAAAACACACGCTTTGAAAGAAGTTACAACTGGCGAATACAATCCAACTTTATATCCAATGCAATTGATTAAACCAATTTCTGGTGAATTATTGTTTTTGGTGGATAAAGCTGCAGCTGGAACAAATTAA
- a CDS encoding Crp/Fnr family transcriptional regulator — protein sequence MFFKEKKVKKHQYLLQDGDKVTSEYWIVKGIFRAFHIDKDGKEHILQFALEIWWLSDYNAFFNEKESNINIVCMDDAEVLCLALSGREQLASELHKMEHFFRMKLTSGYSAQQRRIISLLSNNPKKRYEEFASLYPNIMQKIPKKYIAEYLGVSRETLSRLYSSTTSRD from the coding sequence ATATTCTTCAAAGAGAAAAAAGTAAAAAAACACCAATATCTGCTTCAAGACGGTGATAAAGTGACTTCTGAATATTGGATTGTCAAAGGCATTTTCCGCGCTTTTCATATTGATAAAGACGGCAAAGAACACATTTTGCAGTTTGCTCTTGAAATTTGGTGGCTTTCAGATTACAATGCTTTTTTCAACGAAAAAGAATCAAACATCAATATTGTTTGCATGGATGATGCAGAAGTTTTATGCCTCGCACTTTCTGGACGTGAACAATTGGCATCGGAACTTCATAAAATGGAACATTTTTTCAGAATGAAATTGACCAGCGGTTATTCGGCGCAGCAAAGAAGAATTATTTCACTGCTTTCCAATAATCCAAAAAAAAGATATGAAGAATTTGCAAGCCTTTATCCAAACATAATGCAAAAAATTCCAAAAAAATATATAGCCGAATATTTAGGCGTTAGCCGAGAAACTTTAAGCCGTCTATACTCTTCTACTACTAGCCGAGATTAA
- the gndA gene encoding NADP-dependent phosphogluconate dehydrogenase, whose translation MNKFDFGIVGLGVMGRNLLLNIASHNFAAAGLDLDTEKVNSLQQEADANHTIEATTDVKHFVELIQQPRAIMLLVPAGKPVDSAIASLLPHLDKGDIIIDGGNTYFTDTDRRFLELSEKGIHFFGMGISGGEKGARFGPAMMPGGDQKAYERLRPIFEAIAAKVDGEPCVEYLGNGSAGNYVKMVHNGIEYGIMQLISEVYDLMKRGYNIDDETIQKTFAEWNQTDDLRSYLIEITGNILKQKDEDGTQLINKISDWARSKGTGKWTSQNAMDLQVPVPTIDAAVNMRDMSKTKPERIEAAKKLVWNPSETNVSQSEAIAALKSAMYFSIVVTYAQGLAQLHTASKEYNYGLNLETVAKIWRGGCIIRATILEDFRKAYVTKADLSNLLLDSGIASKLTENQAGMRAVIQFAVQKGLPVSGLMNSLAYFDAYRSANLPTNLIQAQRDYFGAHTYERIDKEGVFHTQWAE comes from the coding sequence ATGAACAAATTTGATTTTGGAATTGTAGGATTAGGTGTAATGGGCCGAAACTTACTTTTAAATATTGCCAGTCATAATTTTGCGGCTGCAGGTTTAGATTTAGACACAGAAAAAGTCAATTCCCTTCAGCAAGAAGCCGATGCAAACCACACAATTGAAGCCACTACAGATGTTAAGCATTTTGTAGAGCTTATCCAACAGCCAAGAGCGATTATGTTATTGGTTCCTGCAGGAAAACCTGTTGACAGTGCAATCGCTAGCTTGCTTCCTCATTTAGATAAAGGCGACATCATTATTGACGGAGGAAATACTTATTTCACTGATACGGACAGACGATTTTTAGAATTATCTGAAAAAGGAATCCATTTCTTCGGGATGGGAATTTCTGGCGGTGAAAAAGGCGCGCGTTTCGGTCCTGCTATGATGCCTGGAGGAGATCAAAAAGCGTATGAAAGACTTCGCCCTATTTTTGAAGCAATTGCAGCAAAAGTTGACGGAGAACCTTGTGTGGAATATTTAGGAAACGGTTCTGCTGGAAACTATGTAAAAATGGTTCATAACGGAATTGAATACGGAATCATGCAGTTGATTTCTGAAGTTTATGACCTTATGAAAAGAGGTTATAATATTGATGATGAAACCATTCAGAAAACTTTTGCAGAATGGAATCAAACTGATGATTTAAGATCTTATTTAATTGAAATTACCGGAAATATCTTAAAACAAAAAGACGAAGACGGAACGCAATTAATCAACAAAATCTCAGATTGGGCACGATCTAAAGGCACAGGAAAATGGACTTCTCAAAACGCAATGGATTTGCAAGTTCCAGTGCCAACAATCGATGCGGCGGTTAACATGCGCGATATGTCTAAAACCAAACCGGAAAGAATTGAAGCAGCTAAAAAATTAGTTTGGAACCCAAGCGAAACAAATGTTTCTCAAAGTGAAGCAATCGCCGCTTTAAAATCGGCTATGTATTTTTCTATCGTGGTGACTTACGCACAAGGTTTAGCGCAACTTCACACCGCTTCTAAAGAATATAATTACGGATTAAATCTGGAAACTGTTGCTAAAATCTGGCGTGGTGGCTGTATCATTCGTGCGACAATTTTAGAAGATTTCAGAAAAGCATATGTTACAAAAGCAGATTTGTCAAACTTACTTTTAGATAGCGGAATCGCTTCAAAACTAACAGAAAACCAAGCAGGAATGAGAGCGGTTATTCAGTTTGCAGTTCAAAAAGGATTGCCAGTTTCAGGATTAATGAACTCGTTGGCTTATTTTGATGCTTATCGTTCGGCAAATCTTCCAACAAATTTAATTCAGGCACAGCGTGATTATTTTGGAGCGCATACTTATGAACGTATAGATAAAGAAGGCGTTTTCCACACACAATGGGCTGAATAA